The sequence below is a genomic window from Gymnogyps californianus isolate 813 chromosome 11, ASM1813914v2, whole genome shotgun sequence.
gctttaaacCCCATCAAACCCTGGCTCCGGCTGGAGCAGCCGCCAAGCATCCTTCCCGGCCAAAAATCAGCAGGATGCATGGCAGAGGTATCCGCCGTTCTGGGTTGCTGGCCAGTCTGTGTCCTCGTTTTATTTGCTGATGGTTTCTTTATTGCTTCTTGGAGGAAACACTAGCCCTTTGCCCCTTCCTTTGCCGTCTCTGGCAACTCTCTGGTTGCTGTTTCAGATGTTCCCGAACAGGTTTTGGGGGCCAGGGAGGGGTTGGGGATGGAGGACAGGGACATTGCCAGGGTGCTGTGGGGGAAAGGCTCGTTAATTTGTTAATATATGATGTCAAGAGAAAGACAAGGTGTTTTCCCAGTCCAGCTCTGGCTGCGTCCCCCATCGCCCTCCCCATGGCCACGGGCTAACCCCGATGAGCTGGATTTTGTCCCTGCAAGAGCAAAGTCCATTAATTCAACACAGTTAATAACTAGGTTGGTGGTGCAATTAATAACATCATTAATAACTTTGTTACTGGTGTAACAAAGCCATTTTTACTAGTTTGAATGGTTTCTCTATATTTGTCTTAATAATCATCCCCATCCTCTTGAATTTTATCCTaaataaaccccaaaccagcaggTTTTCCTGCTaaataataacagcaaaacCCCTCTGggtgtgcagaggagcagcaaggACATCGCTCGTGGTTCTCCATATATCAGTGGTGGCTTTTATTACCCCTTACCCCAAGCAAAGGGGAGCGGAGGAATTGCCCCTGTCTCTGTTTACCCCTGTTTTATGGAGGTTTTCCATCCGTGGGCCCGAAAGGTTAATACAGCGCTTACCGCCGCCGTCACTTGGATTTATCGGAGAGCATGAAATAAAGCTTGCACGGCTGTAAATTCATTCTTAATAGAAACGTGGGGGAAGAAGCTATTACCCTTGTCCGTATGGCCCCGGCTGCAGCAATTGGCTTTAAATCCCCGGCCCCAAGGTGAGCGGCTTTGCCCTGAGCTGTGCAGGAGCCAGAGCTTTGCATCCCCAcgccgtgcctcagtttcccctctggctgcttttgcagctcGTTCCGGGGCTGCAGGCGACGTGGGTGCCCGCAAATCCGGATCAGCCGAAAAGCATCTCCTCGTGCAGCTCCGGCTGCTCTGAATTTTTGCCTCGTGCTCTTCCTGGCATCCTTCGGGAGGAGTTATTAAAGAACAAAGCTACATCTATTAATCATGCTTTTACAATGGGGCCAGGCTGTAAAAagctcataaaaataaataagtaaccAGCTGTTGACATGCAGAGTAACGGAGGGAGTGGAGAGGAGCTGTCCCATCCCACATCTCCCCGTGCCGGTGCTGGGTGAGCCTGGCTGTCCCCTCTTTGGGATGTGGGATGGGGACATCCCATCCCTTGTTGGGAAAAACCAGGGGGTGATGCTCCCCTCGGGGTCCCAGCCCTGGGGGTAAGGTGAGATGTGGAGGAAGATGATGCATCATCATCACCAGCATCATCTTCTCCCCATAGTCCCCTCTGCAGGACTCTTCCGACTCCCAGCTTTGTCTTGGGTTGGGATGTCCTGGTGGGGACCTGGACGGATGCTCCCTGGATCGGAGGCACCGAACCCTCCCAGGCTCTGCACATTGTGGGAACGTACGCTGATCCCCCAGGGTGATGCCACGTCCCTTGTGTCCTAAAAACTAAACGAAAAAAGTAATTCAGCCTAATTTGGGTGAAAGGCTTTTGTCCTGCTATGATTTGGGTTGAATTCAGAGTGTTTTGATTATCGCCGCTTCCTCTTTGATGGGCGTTTCGCATGAGCATCCCTCGCCCGTGGTAGCGATGCTGGGTGGCAGCGAGGGTCCTGGCTCTGGGGTGACGCTCGGGGTGGCACTGGGAAAAGGCTTGAAATGGAGCATCTCTGACCTGGATTAAAAATAAGGAGTCAAGGCGGTGTTTTTTTTGCTGCCAGGCTTGGAAAAAACACCGTCATGCCGAGGATGCTCGGGGGCTGGCGGTGCAAATGCATCTCTGCGGGAGGAAGAGCCGATGGGGAGGACGCGGGGTGTTTGTCACCAGGACCAGGTGCTGCACCGACCCCTTTGGATGCTGAAGGCTTCGGCAAAACCTGGAAGCCGAAAAAAATGCCGAGGGTGGATTTGGAGGTGCagattccttcatttttttagagcaaatccagcttttttttgCCCCAAATCAGggcttttgaaatgcaaaagcagaagtgGGTACCCAAAGGAAAGCTGGAGACATTTCCCGCATCATTTTAAGGCAGTTGCGACACTTGGAGGTCACTAATATTTCCCCTGGACCTGGTATAAAGGATggaaattggggggggggggggggaaggcgggCGGTTCCCCACCCCGACTCCTCGGCACTGGTGGGGTTTTGCTCTCTGCAAGCCCCTTGGGCCACGTGCcggctgggggcgggggggggtgaCGTCCCCGGTGACATCCCCGCTCCGCTCAGCCATCGGATATGACAAAGCAGATCACACCAGCTCTTCTTAAGCCAAACAGGGATAAAATGTCCCAGGGAGGCACATTTGCCCTCCCTGGTCCAGCCACCCCCCACTCCAGCATCCCCACGTCCCCATCCGTCCCCCAGCCACAACCTCAGATGCTCTGGCTCTCCCCTCCATATAGGCTTCCCTCTCTTggtacatatatacatataatatatatatgttattgttattatttctcCATGATGGACGGTTTATTGATCTGAAGCTTCtgtccacaaaaaaaaaaaaaaacagtttaaaattccCTGAGCCTCGAAAATGACGGGTAGGTAGTTGGGACATTTGTCTTCTTTGCCACCTTTTCATGTTGATTTTATTATTAGTAtggatttatttaaatatatatttatatatatatatatttttctgcccCTCCCCAGGAATCCCCCCATCCACCCGCCCTCCCCAAATCCGTGCGGCGGAGCCGGtgtcagtttttatttttaattttctgcttggCCGGGATATAAGGCAGCACCGTCTGGGTGCTTTTATCGGCTACGGTCTGCGTGCTGCTGTTCCTCGTCAGCCGCCGCGCCGGGGgtccaccaccaccaccaccaccaccggTGGAGGGATGCTTTGAGGGTGGCCCCACCAGCACCTTACGGCCGGGCTCCTCGGGGCCATCATCCCCTGGGGATGCCGTGCTGTCACCGTCCCGGTCGTCATCGCAGCACAGAGCGTGGTAAAGCACCTTGTCGCTGAATCGGACCCGTTCCCGCGTGCCGGCCGGCCGGTGATGCGAGATCTTCTGGCCGGCTGTCGTGCCGAAGGCTTCCTCGCTGGATGAATCCGGggtccccccgccccggggacCGTTGGTGATGGGGATCCCCCCGTTCATCAGCCGGTAATCAGGCTGGTGAGCTGGTGGGGGTTGCGGCTGTGGCCGGGGGGGCTCAGGACCGTCGCCCGGGTCGGAGGGGGTGGAAGCATCCAGGAAGGAGCAGAATTCCCAGCTGTCGGAGAGGATGTCGGAGGCAGCGAAATCGAGGGGTCCCAGCTCAAAGGCGCCTCCCCCCTTCTCGctgctggaggtgctgctggcCGTCGCTGTCGTCCAGTCATCCGGCTCCAGCTCGAACTCGAAGTCGGACGTCAGTCGGTCGATCTGGCTCACCACCTGCGGACAGACGGACGGACGGACTGGCAGAGAGGAGCCGCTGGACGGGACCCTCCCGTTTTTGCTCCGTAATAACACCACATCCCTAAATCTCTGCCATTTCCCCCGGCACCACCCGTGTGACGAGTTGGGAGGTCTCAGCCCGAGTGGAGCCGCTCTGGGAGCCACTCAGCAGGGACCAAAGCCCACCCAGCGGCACAGCACCCATGGGCCCCAAGCAGGTGGTGAAGCCTTGGGTGCCCCTGGGTGCTCGGTGCGGCAGGGTGGCCCTGGGGTCTGCCTTGTCCCCTGAGACCATGAGTGCCACCCCAAATCCCCACGCGTGTGGCGTTCTTCGGTCCCTCGCACTTGACCATGGGGAGCCACCAGCGAAcgccacctcctccccctctgcaggtggggaaactgaggcagggggTGGGAAATGTCCCAAGGTTGTGGGACAAATTACACGGGAAGgtgggggggctgcggggacagCGCTGTCACCACCCGCCCTGGCTGGGATGCTGACGGGCTCCGTCCCCAGCCCTCCATCTCTTGCAAGGTGTTGAGTATATCAAGACCCGTGGTGGCTTGGGGACGGGGTCATGGCCTGGCCATGCCACAGGGGATGGACCCCACATGGGACATGAATAAAACAAGcccttaaaaaattaaaaataatagatgtAATGTCCTAGCTGAGGTTCAAGCCACGGGCAGGGCTGGAAGGGGAAGATCTCCTTCCTCCCATGGCTCCCATGGACCATGGCCTCCATCTAATGACCTTCGGATGCAAGAGGGTCATCACCCACCTTCAAGTCTTTAATCCCATCCAGCTCAAGGGCTGCTCAGCACCGAGCGCAGCACTAATCCTGCCCAGGGCTCCCCAATCCCACCTGAGCACCCGCTGCCGTGACATCCGGATGGAGCCATCGCTGTGTCTCCGGGAGCATCGTGGTGTTTCTTGGCTGGTGTTTCTGCGTGTATGTATGAGTGCGGAGGTGTGTGTGGCTTTATTTTGTGCGGGAGGCAGAGCACGACGCGAAAATTCAACTCAGCAGCAGTTGGAAGTGCGTATTTTTGGCAGGGTTGCTGGCTCGCCTCCCCCCGCCTCTCCCGGGGAGCTGGCAGCGGGCCTGGCGGGTCCCAGCGCTGCCAAGCAGGAGGTGGGCAGCGGCAGACGAGGAGGGGGGCCAGGGGGAACCCCTCGATACCTCTCCTACCTGTTTGTGCTCCCAGTCGATGCATTTTgtgctccccccctccccagcacggGCATCCGCGGGCATCGGTGCCCCCCGGCACACCGGGGCTGTGTCCCTCCCGCTGCTCCCCGGCCCCCCCATCCCACACACGGAGCATTTGGGAGCAAAAACCCCCCTTTGCTTGGCTTGTTCCAGGGGGTTTCTCCAtgcataaatgtttttttttctggttatttttcattatcgcctttctttccccatcttttTCCTTCCGCTGCCCTTCCGCATGTCCTTTCCTGGTGGAAATCAGCCACAGATTTCCCAAAACATGGGAGGGAAGACAAATCAATGGGCAATATCTTGCCAGACAcgtttcctttccttctcctcgTGCCACCGAAAAGCCCTGCCATATCTCTACTGGTCCCATGCTTCATCAATGGGTGTCGGACCTCCTCATCCACCAAGAATAATTAATCATGGCACatctctctgttatttttatgctgCTATTATCCCATAACTCCATTTTTTCAAGCACTTTTGCTGGGGGAAACTGAGTCCTTGGGCTCAGACGCCCCATCCTGTCCTCATGTTGGGTGGCCAAGGGTGGGCACCCCAAAGCTGCTGTCACGGTGCCAGGTTGCCCTTGGTCTCTGCATCCCTTTGCTAGATGCTGGCGTGCCGAAGTTTGGGTCAACACCATAAATCGCTAGAAATGCACCATAAACCACGGCTCAGCAGGGCAGGCTTCTTGCAGAGCCCTCGTGGTGGATGAGGACGCGTGGGCAGAGTTAAGGGTAATTTAATATGTCTGGGCATCTGAAACCAGGAGCCCGGGGGGACGATTACGCTGCCAGCAGCCGCAGTGGCTCCGTTACATTCTGCTGAcctaattttaataaaattccCATATTCGAGCTCCAAATTTCGCTTGTTCGACAACCCTGCCCGTGTagctctcctgctctgcaaagCTCCCGAGGAGATGGCACCAAGGATGGGGGACCCCAACCCCTCAGTTCCTTGTTGGGGGGATCCAGCCGTGGGCATGCAGCACCCCTTCTTTTAAATCAGCTGCAGGTCCCTGCGGGACATCTCcaggctctggctgcagctAAGACCTTTTCTTGGGCCACCAAACGCTGTGTGACAACCTGGGGACAACCTGGATGAGCATCTCTGGAGGACGAAATAGTGTCACCTCCATGGGGGCACAACCCCAAGGGGCACAGGGGTCTGATACAGTTTGGGTGAGGGTGATGGTGCTGGATGTGTGCGTTTATTGCCTGCTGCAAACATGGAGCAGAGCAAGCGAGGAGACCTGGGAACGGGGAGACTCTTTCTGAGATGGGACCGGCTGGTGTCACCAGGAAAATGCAGGTTGAAGGGCTGGGAGTTGCTGCCCGGGAGCGTGTTGGACACGTTGGTAATAGAAGATGCCAAAAAACATCTTTCCGGGGAAAAAGGGTGGGTTGGAAGCAAGAAGAGTGCTCCCACCATCAGACCTGAGCACACGGGGATGGGCACTAACACACCTTGGCGGCCCCAATCAGCCCCACTtgggacccccaccccaccctgccCGTGGCCCAGGAGCCCATAtaagctcagccctgggctGAAAGTCTTCTCCTGAGCCGTGCTGCATGAGGACCAGTCCCCAACCCCCATGTGCTGGCCCCATGGCTGGTTTCTCTCCTGGATGGACCTCCTGAAAGCCCATCCCTGGTCCTGCTTGCAGGATGGACCTTGGACCTACGTCATGTCCGTGTCTCCTGGAGGGACTTTGGGTCCCCAAAGCACGGTAGTGCTGGGGATATAGTGAGCTGAGTGCTTCTCATCCCGGGCAGCAGAAGGCAATGGGCTTTACTTAAGCTCCTCACTCATGATGTCCGACTTATTTTTCCTGCCTCCTTGCCCACGCAAGGCCTCCAGGGAGGATGGGCAGGGACCCATCTGTCCTTCAAGCTTTGGCTTTGAAGGGTGCTGAGGGCAAGCTGGGAGCATCCGCACCAGCATCCACAAGAAAGTCTTGAAATTAGAAAAGGCGATTGCTTCTGTTCCACTagatttcttcccccccccccgcccctttttctcttttctttgtgggACAAAGGGTGAAACTTGAGgaaaagaggataaaaaaaaagatgatgtgaCCTCTTCTTTCTCGGTGACAAGAAAGAATTAggaaaaagggcaggaaaagagCTGTCTTTGGGAAACACCCgcctattattattttttaataaggcAGCAAATGATTCTGCTGAAACCCTCAGCTAAAACGAGATCatctctgttttcacaaaagCTCGGTGATTACAACACTGGGTTCAGGGCGAGCATCTCCCTGGGCTTTGAGTTGGGTCCCTGTCACCCAGggtccctgctcctcctcctcctcattaaAGGGACCCGCTGCGATTCGGGCTCGATCAGTGCCAGGAGGAGGCACATCCCCATCCTGGTTCTCATCCCCATCCCGGTCCTCGTCACGGCACATGGGGATTAGTGTCACATCAGCAGTGGCTCACTTGGGGCTATTTTTAGGAACGCTTTCTATTTTAAACGGGTGGTGGTggcgcgggcgggggggggagatgtTAAATACCTCTGTGACACTTGGTACCCACTGAGGATTTAAATGTAAAGTAGGATTTGGGGttttctccccccttttctccttcctgaggCAGGTTGTCAAAGCTTTTTTAGCTGAGGccactgctgctggcagagggagcCGGGGTGAGACcgatggggagggaaggagggatggacCAGATCCCAGCCACTGGGATCGGGTGGTTCGGGATGAGACCCCGGTAATACTATCATCCCCTGGGAATGGGGGTGGATCTGTCTCCCTACAAGCAGGCGATGAGGGTTGGGGTGTCCCCAGCATGTGCTGGAGGTGCCATGGGGGTGACCGAGAGAGGACGTGTCCCCATCCTCCCTCACCTTTAGGTTTCACCTTGTTGCAAAGAGGCACCTTTTTGGTGACAGCAGAGCATCCCTGGTCAAACCAGGGGTACCTGGCAGCAGGAAAATAGGgagcaaaaataatttgccttGACCTTGTGCGTGGTGTCACCAAGGGGCCTCATCCTGCTGCGTCTGAATGTCCTGAAAGCAGGCGCTGGGTGGCCAAGGGTGCTCAGCTCTCACCCAAAGGGACGAGCTTTGAGCAGCCGGAGGATGAACTGGAGCGAGGCAGAGGGATGAGCCCACGTCCCCGTGGTACCCCATAGAGATGGGCACCGAGCAAGGATGCGCTAAACCGTGGTGCCAACCAGTTCatccccaccccaaaaaccaGCTCCCACCATTCACCCCAACTGGGAGTGCTGGGTGCTCCCCTCGCCCCACGGATGGTCCCTGCACCCATGGACATTGCTGGCAGCCAGAAGCTTTTCAGATAAAAGCCTGGGTGCCCCAAATTGGGTGTTTACCTCCTCAGCTAAGGCAGGTGTTGAACATCTGGAGCATCATTgttttttaatgggatttttggTTATTGGCTGCAAATCCAGCACGGAAGTCCCTGGCTGCGAGTTGGACTTGGTGGCTCCGGCTTCTACATTTTGGCCATGCTGTTTCCTATCGAGGAGCTAAAACTCCTGGAAGCTCGAGAAGATGCTGGAGAGGCGAGGGACGAGGCGGGAGGATGAGAGGGGACTTCAAAGGTTTCATGGCTGGTAATTGGTAATG
It includes:
- the INSYN1 gene encoding inhibitory synaptic factor 1, with translation MDSRTCQDRQPSDQPSSSSSNCSSSKSNCERERIRSRMKMVIGQLEGILQELKEVAKELREVVSQIDRLTSDFEFELEPDDWTTATASSTSSSEKGGGAFELGPLDFAASDILSDSWEFCSFLDASTPSDPGDGPEPPRPQPQPPPAHQPDYRLMNGGIPITNGPRGGGTPDSSSEEAFGTTAGQKISHHRPAGTRERVRFSDKVLYHALCCDDDRDGDSTASPGDDGPEEPGRKVLVGPPSKHPSTGGGGGGGGPPARRLTRNSSTQTVADKSTQTVLPYIPAKQKIKNKN